The following coding sequences lie in one Pseudanabaena sp. FACHB-2040 genomic window:
- a CDS encoding DUF262 domain-containing protein, which produces MTIAKVVLKVLEDSQEPMTPAEITRVILAKELYDFGTENEVEMVRKEIRRKCIGLSRQDSTANKYFKQLEDGRYTNIITFEQLDEGNEGLLENLFGEDFSEDDFDTYEEEKAPFDPESVRVTHKPMNIETIIKRIKYGEINLAPGFQRRAGIWNDIAQSRLIESVILRIPLPAFYIDASNDDRWSVVDGLQRLTALKRFVLDEELKLQGLEYFENLDRKTFSKLPRSYRRRIEETNLNCYLIEKQSPPEVKFNIFKRVNTGGLPLSPQELRHALNYGQATDFLQSLCNEPLFKKLVQIPSSKIKRMDDREFALGFLAFKLTDYREYPKRIGRDAFLNNTMEKLNALQPSSSLFNELTLDLRKSLSASERIFNDKAFRKISKVRPKKYPVNKALFETWSVSLSTLSDEELDFLCKNKHLVVDDFAELIDTDSEFSKAVSQAANKVSVRFERIEQLITHILGSY; this is translated from the coding sequence ATGACAATTGCCAAAGTAGTTCTCAAGGTTCTTGAAGATTCTCAAGAACCAATGACGCCTGCGGAAATTACCAGGGTCATTCTTGCAAAGGAACTCTATGACTTTGGTACAGAAAACGAAGTTGAAATGGTCAGAAAAGAAATTAGAAGGAAATGCATAGGACTAAGTCGACAAGATTCAACAGCTAATAAGTATTTCAAACAACTTGAGGATGGAAGATATACAAACATCATCACTTTTGAGCAATTAGATGAAGGGAATGAAGGCCTATTAGAAAATTTATTTGGTGAAGACTTTTCAGAAGATGATTTCGACACTTACGAAGAAGAAAAAGCTCCCTTTGACCCCGAGTCAGTAAGGGTTACTCATAAACCCATGAATATTGAAACAATTATCAAAAGAATCAAGTATGGCGAGATAAATTTGGCACCAGGTTTTCAAAGACGTGCAGGTATCTGGAATGACATTGCGCAAAGCAGGTTGATTGAGTCAGTAATTTTACGAATTCCACTTCCAGCGTTCTACATAGACGCCAGCAATGACGATAGATGGAGCGTTGTTGATGGTCTTCAAAGACTTACAGCTTTGAAGCGATTTGTATTAGATGAAGAGCTAAAGCTACAGGGACTCGAATATTTTGAAAATCTAGATAGGAAGACTTTCTCTAAATTACCTCGCAGTTACCGACGAAGAATTGAAGAGACAAATCTAAATTGTTATTTAATTGAGAAGCAAAGCCCACCAGAAGTAAAGTTTAATATATTTAAGCGGGTGAATACTGGTGGCTTACCCCTTTCTCCGCAAGAGCTAAGACATGCTTTAAATTATGGTCAAGCAACTGATTTTTTGCAAAGTCTTTGCAACGAACCTCTTTTCAAAAAACTTGTTCAGATTCCTTCTAGCAAAATAAAGAGAATGGACGATCGGGAGTTTGCCTTAGGATTTTTAGCCTTTAAGCTAACAGATTATAGGGAATATCCGAAACGGATAGGAAGGGATGCTTTTCTCAACAATACGATGGAAAAACTTAATGCTTTACAACCCAGTTCTAGCCTCTTTAATGAACTGACACTTGACTTGAGAAAGTCACTCTCAGCATCAGAAAGAATCTTCAACGATAAAGCCTTCAGAAAAATTTCTAAGGTCAGACCAAAGAAATATCCTGTGAATAAAGCTTTGTTTGAAACCTGGTCTGTGAGCCTAAGTACACTCTCTGATGAGGAACTCGATTTTTTATGTAAAAATAAGCATTTGGTTGTAGATGATTTCGCGGAACTTATCGACACGGATTCTGAGTTTTCCAAAGCTGTTTCGCAAGCTGCAAATAAGGTTTCTGTCAGGTTTGAACGAATCGAACAATTAATAACACATATACTCGGTTCTTATTAG
- the dndB gene encoding DNA sulfur modification protein DndB, translating to MALPFEYLFPAIRGIQAGHEYYVSMCPVRLIPRLFSFDDEEIPAEMRSQRVLNKQRVPEITRYIIDNPKDYVFSAITVSVNANVAFESLAGEDIGQIKIPMDARFVINDGQHRRAAFEQALKENPDLGDETIAVVFFLDLGLRRSQQMFTDLNRYASRPDASLNILYDSRDKKAILSKEVVKRVPIFNKLTDAERSNLPVRSSKLFTLSAIYSATHHLLVNHRDADLEEKINLGARFWDAVSQNILDWHQVLAKEVSAGEIRREYVHSHGVTLSGIGGAGAALISIYPDGDWPELLRGLRKIDWLRSNRDWEGRIMVAGRLSKSTTSINFMTAYVKKALGLPLTAEEEKLERVYVLAGR from the coding sequence ATGGCTCTCCCATTCGAGTATCTGTTCCCGGCCATCAGAGGCATTCAGGCGGGGCATGAGTATTACGTCTCCATGTGCCCAGTGCGCCTAATACCCAGGCTGTTCTCGTTCGACGACGAGGAGATCCCGGCTGAGATGAGGTCTCAGCGGGTTCTAAACAAGCAGCGGGTGCCCGAAATTACCCGATACATCATCGACAACCCTAAAGACTACGTTTTCTCGGCGATTACGGTTTCGGTCAACGCCAACGTAGCCTTTGAATCCCTAGCAGGAGAAGACATTGGCCAAATCAAAATCCCCATGGATGCCCGGTTTGTCATCAATGATGGCCAGCACCGACGGGCAGCTTTTGAGCAGGCATTAAAAGAGAACCCCGATTTGGGAGACGAGACCATTGCTGTGGTGTTTTTTCTAGACCTCGGCCTAAGGCGATCGCAGCAGATGTTCACCGACCTCAACCGCTATGCATCTCGCCCAGATGCCTCGCTCAATATCCTGTACGACTCTAGAGATAAGAAAGCGATTCTCTCTAAGGAAGTCGTCAAGAGAGTGCCCATCTTCAACAAGCTGACTGATGCAGAGCGCAGTAATCTGCCGGTGCGCTCCAGCAAACTCTTCACACTGAGTGCCATCTACAGCGCCACTCATCACCTGCTGGTCAATCACAGAGACGCTGACCTAGAAGAAAAAATCAACTTAGGAGCCCGTTTTTGGGATGCCGTTAGCCAAAACATACTCGATTGGCACCAGGTCTTAGCAAAGGAAGTCAGCGCTGGCGAGATTCGCCGTGAGTACGTTCACAGCCATGGAGTCACGCTGTCAGGCATTGGTGGGGCAGGCGCTGCCTTAATTTCCATTTACCCTGACGGCGACTGGCCAGAACTGCTGCGCGGGCTCCGCAAAATCGACTGGCTTCGTTCTAACCGTGATTGGGAGGGGCGTATCATGGTTGCCGGAAGATTGTCTAAATCTACAACTAGCATTAACTTCATGACAGCCTACGTTAAGAAGGCTCTGGGCTTGCCTCTAACCGCCGAAGAGGAAAAGCTAGAGCGAGTCTACGTACTAGCAGGGAGATAA
- the dndD gene encoding DNA sulfur modification protein DndD, with protein sequence MIFRELVLQNFGPYRGRQVINLAPVDAAQPIILFGGMNGGGKTTLMDAIRLALYGHRAPCSTRGNLSYKEFLNQAVNRQAQDSPTAVELSFQLTLNNAAQPTEFRICRSWMKDSKSNRDQLEILVDGEPDQALEKGWDQRIEDLLPLGISNLFLFDGEQVKELAEQDELPSMVIGAMRSLLGLELPDRLSADLDVLASRKRKTLSSRQELKQLEAIEQQLDALEARRQSAKKAIASIYTQLEIAKKELHEAQERFFAEGGKIAAEKSQLERQLEHAKEDVEVQRQALRGLAAGILPLALIQPLLQEAQDQIQVEVRYEQFQAAKDLLQERNQHLINFIETLNLEKTAVEKIRDFLADDDLAHPQTQPWLYASVEHLHQLTQILDHGLPAQQQLAQERLAALQALEDSIETTERYLATAASPEIYEKLSQRVSKAQSEVTRLAVEHEKAQQEYNQIIQTIDKARKELVDYSQLTFKYLNDEHILKSIATVQKKLKIFKERLKLRKLNQLETLVTQCFLYLLHKPNLVNRVEIDTEAFTLSLFDSAGQAVPKHRLSAGEKQLLSIALLWGLARASGRQLPVAIDTPLGRLDSYHRNNLVEKYFPQASHQVLLLSTDTEIREAEVEKLRSSNAISREYLLRYDANLHQTEVKPGYFW encoded by the coding sequence GTGATTTTTCGCGAGCTGGTGCTCCAAAACTTTGGCCCTTATCGGGGGCGGCAGGTCATCAACCTAGCCCCGGTGGATGCTGCGCAGCCGATCATTCTGTTTGGTGGCATGAATGGCGGTGGCAAGACGACTCTAATGGATGCGATTCGCCTGGCTCTCTATGGCCACCGCGCCCCCTGCTCCACTCGTGGCAATTTATCCTACAAGGAGTTTCTCAACCAGGCCGTCAACCGCCAGGCTCAAGATTCCCCCACCGCTGTAGAGCTATCTTTCCAGCTCACCCTTAACAACGCTGCCCAGCCAACAGAATTTCGCATCTGCCGCAGCTGGATGAAGGATTCTAAAAGCAACCGCGATCAGCTTGAGATTTTGGTGGATGGTGAGCCAGATCAAGCCTTAGAAAAAGGCTGGGATCAGCGGATTGAAGACTTGCTACCCCTGGGTATTTCTAACCTGTTCCTCTTTGATGGCGAACAGGTAAAAGAGCTGGCCGAACAAGACGAACTGCCCTCAATGGTAATTGGGGCCATGCGATCGCTCTTGGGTCTGGAACTGCCTGATCGACTCTCAGCTGACTTAGATGTCTTGGCCTCCCGCAAGCGCAAAACTCTTTCCAGCAGACAAGAACTGAAACAGCTAGAGGCTATCGAGCAGCAGTTAGACGCGCTAGAGGCCCGGCGTCAGTCAGCCAAGAAAGCGATCGCTTCTATCTATACCCAGCTTGAAATTGCCAAGAAAGAATTGCATGAGGCTCAAGAGCGCTTTTTCGCAGAGGGCGGCAAAATTGCCGCAGAAAAGAGCCAGCTAGAGCGCCAACTGGAACATGCCAAAGAGGATGTCGAGGTACAGCGGCAGGCACTGAGAGGCCTCGCGGCTGGAATTTTGCCCCTGGCGCTGATCCAACCACTACTCCAAGAGGCCCAGGATCAAATTCAAGTCGAAGTCCGCTACGAGCAGTTTCAAGCGGCTAAGGATCTGCTGCAAGAACGTAACCAGCATCTGATCAACTTTATTGAGACTCTCAACCTCGAAAAGACAGCGGTTGAGAAAATCCGAGACTTTCTAGCCGACGACGACCTGGCCCATCCCCAGACCCAGCCCTGGCTCTATGCCAGTGTGGAGCACTTGCATCAGCTCACGCAGATTCTAGACCACGGCTTGCCCGCCCAGCAACAGCTTGCCCAAGAGCGGCTCGCCGCCCTTCAAGCCCTGGAAGACTCAATTGAAACTACAGAACGGTACTTAGCTACAGCGGCATCCCCAGAGATCTATGAAAAGCTGTCGCAGCGAGTAAGTAAGGCCCAGTCTGAAGTGACACGACTGGCCGTAGAGCACGAAAAAGCCCAGCAAGAGTACAACCAGATTATTCAGACTATCGATAAAGCCCGCAAAGAGCTGGTGGACTACAGCCAGCTCACCTTTAAATACCTGAACGATGAGCACATTCTGAAGTCGATTGCGACGGTGCAGAAAAAGCTCAAAATCTTCAAGGAACGGCTCAAGCTACGCAAGCTAAACCAGCTTGAAACCCTGGTAACTCAATGCTTCCTCTACCTACTGCACAAACCCAATCTGGTGAATCGAGTAGAAATAGACACTGAGGCATTTACCTTATCGCTGTTTGACTCGGCTGGGCAGGCCGTGCCCAAGCATCGACTCTCGGCAGGGGAAAAACAGCTGTTGTCGATCGCCCTGCTGTGGGGGTTGGCCCGCGCTTCGGGCCGTCAATTGCCTGTGGCGATCGACACGCCCCTGGGGCGGCTCGACTCTTACCACCGCAATAACCTGGTTGAGAAATACTTCCCCCAGGCCAGCCACCAGGTTTTGCTACTGTCCACTGATACTGAAATTAGAGAGGCTGAGGTAGAAAAGCTCAGAAGCAGTAACGCGATCAGCCGTGAGTACCTACTGCGCTACGATGCCAACCTGCACCAGACTGAAGTGAAGCCCGGCTATTTTTGGTGA
- the dndC gene encoding DNA phosphorothioation system sulfurtransferase DndC, producing the protein MTHATPSEAADPAQRTVPELVEDIQALTAEIQQLYCQDSLPWIIGYSGGKDSTVILQLVWAAIAALPPEQRTKTIHVITTDTLVENPVVAAWVSQSLEQMKGAAQSQGMPIEPLLLKPAVKDTFWVNLIGKGYPAPRQGFRWCTERLKIRPSDDYIREKIRESGEVILVLGTRKAESASRAALMTEHRKWRVFSHMNYNPSRPNSLIYTPIEDWRTDEVWLYLMQWPNPWGNDNKDLFTMYRGATADNECPLVIDTSTPSCGSSRFGCWVCTLVAKDKSMEAMIQNDEEKEWMQPLLDLRNELDVENDLDRRDFRRRQGHVQLYERSVQGADTTEVVNIPGPYTKQWREEWLKQVLQAQAEARRNAPDEMKTIELIALEELSEIRRIWLEEFHEFDDSLPRIYEAATGTPFHDPRPNAGNSLLGEDEWGILEEICDDSMQFELIARLLDTERQYQTMSRRKGVIEALEKPFDTSSRPKDEAMDYARSRRLVQQAATSGEVDTIKQLLAPEQHEADQTEPQDQDQTPHRPTWGAIKFGVRT; encoded by the coding sequence ATGACCCATGCTACTCCCTCCGAGGCCGCTGACCCGGCTCAACGAACTGTCCCTGAACTGGTAGAAGACATTCAAGCGCTGACTGCAGAAATTCAGCAGCTGTACTGTCAGGATTCGCTGCCGTGGATTATTGGCTACTCCGGCGGTAAAGATTCCACAGTTATTCTGCAACTGGTCTGGGCGGCGATCGCCGCCCTGCCCCCCGAACAGCGCACCAAAACCATCCACGTCATCACCACCGACACACTGGTCGAAAATCCAGTGGTTGCTGCCTGGGTGAGCCAATCCCTGGAGCAGATGAAAGGTGCCGCCCAGTCCCAGGGAATGCCCATTGAGCCGCTGCTGCTCAAGCCCGCAGTCAAAGATACTTTTTGGGTCAACCTCATCGGCAAGGGCTACCCTGCACCGCGTCAGGGGTTCCGCTGGTGTACCGAGCGCCTCAAAATTCGCCCCTCTGACGACTACATCCGCGAAAAAATCCGAGAAAGTGGCGAGGTCATTCTCGTGCTGGGCACCCGCAAGGCTGAGAGTGCCAGTCGGGCCGCTCTTATGACTGAGCACCGCAAGTGGCGGGTCTTTTCTCACATGAACTACAACCCCAGCCGCCCCAACTCACTGATCTATACCCCCATCGAAGACTGGCGCACCGACGAAGTGTGGCTGTACTTGATGCAGTGGCCTAACCCCTGGGGCAACGACAATAAAGACCTGTTCACTATGTACCGAGGGGCCACCGCCGATAACGAATGTCCCTTGGTGATCGACACCTCCACCCCCAGCTGCGGCAGTTCGAGGTTTGGCTGCTGGGTTTGCACCCTGGTTGCCAAGGACAAGTCCATGGAAGCCATGATCCAAAACGACGAAGAGAAAGAGTGGATGCAGCCGCTGCTCGATCTCCGCAACGAACTGGATGTGGAAAACGACCTCGATCGGCGCGACTTCCGGCGACGGCAAGGGCATGTGCAGCTCTATGAGAGGTCTGTGCAGGGGGCGGACACGACAGAAGTGGTGAACATTCCCGGCCCCTATACTAAGCAATGGCGCGAAGAATGGCTGAAGCAAGTCTTGCAGGCCCAAGCCGAAGCCCGTCGTAACGCCCCCGACGAGATGAAAACCATTGAGCTAATAGCCTTAGAGGAACTCAGCGAAATTCGCCGCATCTGGCTGGAAGAATTTCACGAGTTCGATGACTCCTTGCCCCGCATCTACGAAGCCGCTACGGGCACCCCCTTTCATGATCCTCGCCCTAATGCGGGCAACTCTCTGCTCGGAGAAGACGAGTGGGGTATTTTGGAAGAAATCTGCGACGACTCCATGCAGTTTGAACTGATCGCCAGACTGCTAGACACCGAGCGCCAATACCAAACTATGTCTCGCCGTAAGGGCGTGATCGAGGCGCTTGAAAAACCCTTTGACACCAGCTCTCGGCCCAAGGATGAGGCCATGGACTATGCCCGTAGCCGACGGCTGGTTCAACAAGCGGCGACCAGTGGTGAGGTAGACACCATTAAGCAGCTCCTTGCCCCAGAACAACACGAGGCTGACCAAACCGAGCCGCAAGACCAAGACCAGACCCCCCACAGACCTACCTGGGGCGCAATAAAGTTTGGGGTGAGGACGTAA
- the dndE gene encoding DNA sulfur modification protein DndE: MLEPPVDRVRISQAGKDQLLKLRRVTGITQWNILCRWAFCRSLSEPTPPSPIMIPADSNVEMTWQVFGGIIADQLLVALKQRCRDDNLETDKDTLAFQFRLHLHRGLGYLAADPNLTSIDSLFK, translated from the coding sequence ATGCTAGAACCCCCTGTAGACCGAGTTCGCATTTCCCAAGCTGGTAAAGATCAGCTTCTCAAGTTAAGGCGGGTGACAGGCATCACCCAGTGGAACATCCTCTGCCGCTGGGCTTTTTGTCGTTCCCTATCAGAACCGACGCCTCCATCACCAATAATGATTCCCGCTGACAGTAATGTAGAGATGACTTGGCAAGTATTTGGTGGAATAATTGCCGATCAACTCTTAGTTGCACTTAAGCAACGCTGTAGGGATGACAACCTAGAAACAGATAAAGATACACTTGCCTTTCAGTTTCGTCTGCACTTACATCGAGGTCTTGGTTATTTAGCTGCAGATCCAAACTTAACATCAATAGATTCCTTGTTTAAATAG
- a CDS encoding DUF3696 domain-containing protein produces the protein MISQLCLNNFKPFESQKIDFGHLTLLAGVNSSGKSSIIQALLLLRQSYQDGLLEKRQLEINGSSISLGTAYDIFFRAASGDFLSFEIIADNGTKALWKFVYSEPRADFLELTEESVIDDNIYSDTSLFGNRFNHIPADRIGPKVFFPMSDYAVRQNQQLGNQGEFTAHFLSIFERKKIPNTHLAHPASKSLSLKDQVEAWMGDICPGIRIDSILSPDIRIAKLQFSEGNNDPYSPINVGFGITYTLPIIVSMLFSNQGNLVLIENPEAHLHPKGQSKIGELIASSAGCGVQIIVETHSDHVLNGIRKAVLSKKIKADDVRIHFLSKKSKDLSFVTEVSSISIDDKGKLDHWPEDFFDQIAKDSLELL, from the coding sequence ATGATCAGCCAACTTTGCTTGAACAACTTTAAACCTTTTGAAAGTCAAAAAATAGATTTCGGCCATTTGACCCTTTTAGCAGGAGTAAATAGTTCAGGTAAGTCATCTATAATTCAAGCCTTACTTCTTTTAAGACAATCTTATCAAGATGGACTTTTAGAGAAGCGACAGCTTGAAATAAATGGTTCTTCAATTTCACTTGGAACAGCTTATGACATTTTCTTTAGAGCTGCTTCAGGGGATTTTTTGTCTTTTGAGATTATTGCTGATAATGGAACTAAAGCTTTATGGAAATTTGTGTACTCCGAGCCTAGAGCAGATTTCTTAGAACTTACTGAAGAGTCAGTGATTGACGATAATATTTATTCTGATACAAGTCTTTTTGGAAACCGTTTTAATCATATACCAGCTGACAGGATAGGCCCGAAAGTATTTTTTCCGATGTCTGATTATGCTGTAAGGCAAAACCAGCAACTAGGTAATCAAGGGGAGTTTACAGCCCACTTTTTATCAATATTTGAGAGGAAAAAGATTCCTAATACTCATCTTGCTCATCCAGCTTCAAAATCTTTGAGTCTGAAGGATCAAGTTGAGGCATGGATGGGCGATATTTGTCCGGGTATTAGAATAGACTCAATTTTGTCACCAGATATTCGTATAGCGAAACTACAATTTTCAGAAGGAAACAACGATCCCTATTCGCCAATCAATGTAGGATTCGGTATTACTTACACTCTTCCTATAATTGTTTCTATGCTCTTCTCGAATCAAGGAAACCTTGTTCTCATAGAGAATCCAGAGGCCCACTTGCATCCTAAAGGTCAATCAAAAATTGGCGAATTAATAGCTTCATCTGCAGGTTGTGGTGTTCAGATCATAGTTGAGACGCACAGTGACCATGTTCTTAACGGAATAAGGAAGGCAGTTCTATCCAAGAAAATTAAGGCGGACGATGTTCGTATACATTTTCTCAGCAAGAAGAGTAAAGATCTATCTTTTGTTACTGAAGTTTCTTCAATCTCAATTGACGATAAGGGAAAACTAGATCATTGGCCAGAAGACTTCTTCGACCAAATTGCTAAAGACTCTCTAGAGTTACTGTAG